The window CTAAAATCTCAAAAGAATTTTTTATCGACTCAATATTCTCTCTGAAATGATTTTTTATATCTTCATGACTAAATTGGGTAACTTTTGATACATTTTGAATTCTTTCTTTTTTATTTTTATCTCTATTCATTAAAGTTAAATCAATATTCATTATTCATCCTCCTCATGAACAGATTGAATTGTAGATTTTATAAATGGAATTGCACCATATCTTCCTTCAATATAATTTTTACTTACATTATCTGTTTTTCTAATATTTTTAAAATCAGATAGTGAATATATATCAGTCTTTCTTTCATTCTTTTCTAATTCAGTAAACCAAATTTGATCTCTTCTTAAAGTGTCTAAATTAAGTAAACTTATATCATGTGTTGTAAAAATAAGCTGTGATTTAGAATTTTTCTTATTGATAAATATCTTTATAAGCGTATCTAGAATGCTACTATGTAATCCGGTTTCAATTTCATCCCATAATAAAACTTTTCCACTTTCTATAATATCTATAAGAGGACATAAAACTTCAAATAGTCTCTTTATACCATTCGATTCTTTTTCTATGTCTACACTAAACTTCCCATAGTCAAAAAATACTTTATTTACATAAACATTACTCTCAAACTCTGGAGAATCTTTGAATATTCTTTTAAGCTCTGGAGACATATTTTCTAAAATTTTATCAGCCATAGAAATTTTAAATGACTCAGTTTTTATATCCTTTACATCAACACCAAGATTATTAAATGTTGTAATGACCTTTTTCTTAAATTCAGTATCTTTATTTATCTTTTTAAATGAATATTCTCTCCAATTATTCTTAAATGAAGGAGAATATATCACTAAATCCTCTTTAAAAAACATAAATGCATTATTTATATCATCTACATTTGAAAAATTAGCAGCTACATTTAAAAATGCTCTATTTTCCTTTTGAAAAGATAAACATTTTTCCAATTCAGACTTATAACTTTTTCCAAATGTGTATTCTTCTCTCACTCTATCAAATATTTTAGCTTTTCTACCTGATTTAAAGTGATATAAAAATTCATTTTCTACTCTTTCTTCAGTTACAGATATACCATACGCATATCTTATATTATCTTTCTCAAATTGTATTAAAAAATTAGATGGTGTATCTTTATCTGAAAGTGCATGAGGTGTTATTTTTATCTTATCACCTGGTTGATTTAATTC of the uncultured Fusobacterium sp. genome contains:
- a CDS encoding ATP/GTP-binding protein, producing the protein MILEYRCSNFKSIKDEIVFSMLASSDIEHSEQLIDFNKFKVNRVTAIYGANGSGKSSFFESYLFLASLVYGELNQPGDKIKITPHALSDKDTPSNFLIQFEKDNIRYAYGISVTEERVENEFLYHFKSGRKAKIFDRVREEYTFGKSYKSELEKCLSFQKENRAFLNVAANFSNVDDINNAFMFFKEDLVIYSPSFKNNWREYSFKKINKDTEFKKKVITTFNNLGVDVKDIKTESFKISMADKILENMSPELKRIFKDSPEFESNVYVNKVFFDYGKFSVDIEKESNGIKRLFEVLCPLIDIIESGKVLLWDEIETGLHSSILDTLIKIFINKKNSKSQLIFTTHDISLLNLDTLRRDQIWFTELEKNERKTDIYSLSDFKNIRKTDNVSKNYIEGRYGAIPFIKSTIQSVHEEDE